The sequence below is a genomic window from Cedecea neteri.
CAGGTGCGGCATCAAGCCCGGTCGCGAGGCAAAAAGGCGGCCCCGGGGGCAGAAGATAACAGTCGCCCGCCTGCAGCAACTGCGGCTCACTCATGCCTTCAACCGAAAGCCAGCAGCGGCCTGACACCACGGCATAGCACTTGATGCCGGCATGCTCGGGCCACTGAATAGCCATCTCTTCATGCAGCGCCACGCCACCGGAGGCATAGCTTTGGGGTTTCAGCAGGGAAAGCAGTTCAGACAGAGGATCCATAATAACTCCGGACGATAAGACCAAAAATGGCGACTTTTGAACATTGTTCGTCTTTCTTTCTCTGTTTACAGTAAATCCCGTCGGACGGCAACTCAGTCCTCAGTTGTAGTTTGGGGTAATGACTATGCGTATTTTTGTCACCGGTGCGACCGGTTTTCTTGGCTCTGTCATCGTGCAACAGCTGCTTGCCGCCGGGCATCAGGTACTGGGGCTAACGCGTTCTCAGCGTGGGGCCGAAGCTTTATCAGCCTTGGGGGCAAAAGCACATTATGGCGACCTGGATGATCTCGCCAGCCTGCAGCACGGGGCGGATCTTGCTGACGCGGTGATTCACACCGCTTTTAATCATGATTTTTCTAACTTTGTCGCCAACTGTGAGGCTGACGGAAAAGTGATTGCCGCTATGGGGGAGGCGCTGGTGGGCTCGACTCGCCCGATGGTGATTACCTCTTTTGTCGCAATGGGAGCGACTGAACCAGGCCAACCGGCGACGGAAGCGGGGTATAACCTTCTGACGCCCAACCCACGTAAGGCCACGGAAATTGCCGGAGTCAGCCAGCTTGAGCGGGGCGTTAACGCCTCGTTTGTACGGCTGTCGCAGGTACATGACACCTTCAGGCAGGGGCTTATTACACCGCTGATCGAGCTTGCGCGCGACAAAGGCGTGGCGGCTTATCTTGGCGAGGGAGAAAACCGCTGGTCGGCGGTGCATCTGAGCGATGCCGCCCGACTGTATGTTCAGGCGGTAGAAAGAGGCATGGCCGGGGAGCGCTACAACGCCGTGGCGGAAGAAGGGATCGCCACTAAAACCATCGCCGAAACGATCGGGCAGGGGCTTGGTGTGCCGGTATGCAGCCTTGCCGCCGACAAAGCCAGCGATCATTTTGGCTGGCTCGGTAACTTTGCTGCGCATGATATGTCGGCTTCAAGCCTTGAGACGCAGCAGAAAACAGGCTGGCGGCCCGTTGGCCCCGGGCTGATTGAGGATTTGCGGCACATGAAGTACCGCTAACGTACATCGCCCGGAAGCATCCGGGCGATTCGGTGACGATCAGAAGCGAACTTCGCCGCCAAAGATCCAGGTTCTGCCGCGTGCTGTATTGGCCCGGCTCGCATCATCACCCGGCCCAGGCAT
It includes:
- a CDS encoding SDR family oxidoreductase — encoded protein: MRIFVTGATGFLGSVIVQQLLAAGHQVLGLTRSQRGAEALSALGAKAHYGDLDDLASLQHGADLADAVIHTAFNHDFSNFVANCEADGKVIAAMGEALVGSTRPMVITSFVAMGATEPGQPATEAGYNLLTPNPRKATEIAGVSQLERGVNASFVRLSQVHDTFRQGLITPLIELARDKGVAAYLGEGENRWSAVHLSDAARLYVQAVERGMAGERYNAVAEEGIATKTIAETIGQGLGVPVCSLAADKASDHFGWLGNFAAHDMSASSLETQQKTGWRPVGPGLIEDLRHMKYR